The genomic DNA tatttacaacaGAATTGGTGGCTTTATTCCTCCATCTTTAGGAACAGTTGGCATCAGCAGCCAGATGGAAAGTCTGCAGTGAAGTCAAACTCATTCTGCCCCAGCCACAGCTCCGGCAGCTCATTGGCTCGGTCCAGTCCCAGTTCCACCACCAGTGACATCAGCACCTCCTCATCCACTGGGTCTGAATCGATGATGGCAGGGCTCTGGGCACCAGCAGAAGGAGAGAGTGACCCCGCCCCTCCCGCCTGAGCCCCGAAGCCCCAGTTTGGCAGGGGCCCTGCCTCCCCAGGTTGGCCTGGAGTGGCGGCGGCCATCCCATGATACTGGCTATTAAGTTTCTGCAGCTGCATACTGGCCAGTAGGTGAGGGGCGGGGTGCAGGTTGAAGGGTGGGGGTTTAGTGGGAGGGGCGGCAGTAGGAGAGCTTATTGGAGATGGAGATCCCGAGGAACTAGCGGGAGCCCCATTGGCCTTGGTTCCATTCGAGGTTACCCCGGGGTAGTGCAGGATGGCCACTGCTTTGCGATCTTTCACCGCCAGGTTAGAGTAGGCCAGAGAGCTCATCTCTGGGTTGGCATCCtggaagacagagaaaggcagagcATGGTACCCCTGCTCCAGGCTTTGTTCCTCACCATTCATCAGGCCCAAAAAGTGCTTCATCAGGGGCTAGTGGTGGGGAAGTAGCAAGAAGGCCCCCTGGAAAGGTAGGCTCCTTTCCTAGCTCGAGTCAGGCTCAAGTATCCTTCTGCCACCTTGGCTCCGAGCACTGTGCTCAGGCCTAAGTCCTCATGCTGGGCGCCCGCCATCCTAAATGAGTTCACTGCTTTCATCTCCATCCCCCGACTCTGCCTTCAGCTCTCCATTCTACAAATGGGACCTCCTTGTCCCTCTTCTCAGCCTCACTTTAATCCATTGAGACAATGGAGCGGTCTTTTCCAATTCTGcttctctgctcccttctctgCCATCTTTCAATACCCCTAGTGGGTTCGAAGTGACCATGTTTAGGTAGAAGCTATTTTCATTCTCTCCCAAGAAAGCCCTGCTGTCTCCAGTCTGCTAAAGGACACCAGATACCCCAGCCAGGAGGGCCTACCAcacggccccggccccggccccgttCTTTCCGGCTCCAGTGTCTCCGtctgtaaaatggcaaaagttaccTCCTTCATAGGTGAGGTGCCACCCTTGACATCAAGTGCAGGCCTCGACATAGTTGGCATTTCAGAGCCTTGGCAGAAGTTGGATAAATTGGTGGGAGGTGATGCTGCCAGCTGGAGCTGTTGTGCTGTATGTGAGGGAGAAGAGGTAATAAGGGCAAAGGCTTTATTGACCAAGCAGGTACTAGCAAAGCCCAAAGCTGGGCCACTCCACACAGCTACAAGGCAAGGATGGTGACGGGTTAGACCCAAGACCAGAGTCCACCTGAGCAGAGGGAGGAGATCCAGTTGGAACTTTTGCCTGAGGCAGGAAAGGTGCTAGATTTGGCAAGGTGCTGCCCAGACAGCCAGCTACCCACATCACCAAGAGGGGACACATGTGACTGTTTCCTCATGCCAGTGATGTCAGAGCCCCAAGAGGGGTGCACTCTTCCTGATTCTGAGGACAGCAATGTCCCTGAGTAAGTAGCACACTGTCTCAAAGGGCCACTGGCATTCAGATTGGAGGCACTTAGGCCTCCaccagaactgggagaaagtaGGAAGGAGTCAGGGCGAGGAAGACCTAGAAAGCTGGGGGCTGCCACCCAGAGAAGGAATAGGTCCCCAAAGCAAATGTCATGGGGCTCCAAAGTCCTGCCTCAGCCATGGTTTTGTGTGAGAGAAGCTGGGCTGATCAGGGTAGTCTGGGGGCTCTGAAGTAGCCAGAGAGCAGCTAGGGATGTCTCAATTTCCTCCACACTGCAAGCCCCCTCCAAGACAGACCTGGCAGCACTTGGTTTTCCCAGGACACCTGCTCTGAGCCCAGACACACTCATCTGTAGTGACAGGTGGGCATAATTCTTCCcagagggaaactgaggtacagaggttCAACAGCTTTCCCATCAGGTGGCAGTGGCTCTGGGAGCAGGAGCCAGCACTCCTGTGCCCACATGCCTCATCTGACCGCTGGCCAAATCATCATACCTAGAATGATTCAAATGGCTCCTGAAGAAATGATCCCCTAGGTCAAATGCCAAAGGGATAAGATAAGGGGATGAAGGGAAAAGAATCTCCCCAaaccagaaaataataataataaacaatctCTGAAAACTCTAAAGTTATTTTCCcagaagctttttttaaaaagccccatATATTCTAGCCTTCATGATGAATTAGAGATGTAgaatttcatatttataaataccTCTTGGCCCAAAGAATCTTCAGCATCTTCAAAAGTCTCTAATCTTTCCAACAAGGCTAGAATTCTGTgacacctccctccccctcagtGGTCATTAAGAATCTGCTCAGACCCTTCTAGAAAGTGGGCACTTACTACCCCTCTTTATCATCTCTGCACAACTTACTTGTAGGGGAGGgaggcaagaaaaatataaaaaggaagggggtggggagaaaacaCGAGAAAACAATCGGTTGCTGGGTCCACCACCACTGCTTGATTGAAGCCCTGTTTCTTCTCTGAGGCAACCAGAGAATATTTCAAGCCAGTGATTACAAGACAAGGAATCTAATCCATGTCGTCTTCAAGAGCCCAGCACCTTCAGTATCAAGCAATTTTCATGTCCTAAGAAAAATGTCGGGGGGGGGTGGATGTCCATCTTTTCCTGTTCCTATCcagcctttcttctttctttatgctACCAAGTACCCGAATgtacataagaaaaaataataataataacagcagcagcaacaacaaaaagaaacagaaagaggaggaaaaaaagaaaaaggaaaaaaagagagagagagcgcaagAGAAAAAAGTATCTCTGTTCTGATACCAGTTCCTGGGGAAGACCATTTTACCACGtctcccccttcaggctgtgagCTCCCCTAGGCAGGACCCCGTTTCCATTCAGATCTGTCGCCTCCCATCGCCGCCTCCCCCTCCACCAGCCCCGACCCCCGGCCTGGGTCTGTGCTCCATAGGCGCTCAGTAAGTGTTGTTGTATCCGTCTGAAGAGGCAACCGCATCTCGATCGGAATCCTTGCCCCTGCTTCCCCGATTTTCTgtctcccctctgccacccagcCCATTCGAAGGCAAAACTTGGCAGCGCGGAAACGTCCCAGCTCTCTCTCCAAGCCTCAAGCCGACCACTGCGAAACAGCTGCGAGAGACGGCTGGGCAACCCAGAGCAACAAGTGCCTCCTCGCCTGCCGGTGCCTCGCGGGCCCGGGCCACCAGTTCCCGGTCCCGCCGCCCGCCCTCCTTCATAGACCGTCCCGTGGGCCGGCAGCCCCCTCCCGCCTAGATgagggtgggaaagggagaggaagaagagagaagggagaggcaggtaGGGAGGCCGCGTCTTTGACCTGTTGGGGGACCAAAAGTTAAAATGGCACCAACCGGATGGCTCCATCTCGATTGCTATTTTCTCACtcaggagaaatttaaaaatccaaacagtACTGCGGCTTGGCTTGGATGCGCTCTAACCAGACCAGTCAGTTTCGCCACCTGAAAACTAAAGGCCCGTTGTTTGCGGACAGCTCGGCCGCCCTCCTCGCCACATCCCAGGTGGAGCCGCCGGAGCTGGGGGCGGCCGGGAGCATCCCTGCACGGTGGAGCGCGAGCACCCAGGCCGCCAGAGCCCCGAGCGTCCGATCCCGCGAGTGCCGTATCAGGAACCGATCGTGGAGACAGGATAGACAGGCGGGGAGGGGCCCGGGGTCTCGGCCTCCGCGGCGAGTTTGGGGCCCCACGGTGCTGCCGCGCGCGGGGGCGCACTCCGGCGCCGGCTGCGGCCACTCCCGCGCCTCATCAACACTTACTGAGCGCCCGCAGAGCACCCGACGCGGCCGCGGGCTGAGCCTACCCCCTAGCCAAGTCGCCTGTGGTCAGTGCTATCACTCCGCTACGAGAAGAGTGAGAGGCTCGGAGAGGTtcggtaacttgcccaaggtcacagcgcTAGAAAGTGGCGGAGCCGGGATTCGCAGCCAGGTCTGTCTGCCTCCAAGTCCGGCGCTTGGCGAGGCAGGGACTCCGTGCGCGGCCCGGCCCTGCCGCCGGCGTTTATAGGCAGAGGGGTGTGTGCgtgggtgtgcgtgtgtggggGGGGCGTGAGTGTGGGGGAGAGCAGAGGTCGACCAGGCAGTAGAGGCAAGTTGCCCGAATTCTCTAACTTCCATCCCTCAATTCCGCTGAACTCGGCCCGAAAAGCCCCTCTCGCCTTCAGCCCCCGAAGGAAACCTGAGCTTTGTGCAGCCCCAGAGCCGGAGCGTCCAGATGCGGTCCGGGCGATTAGCAAAGTCGGTGGAAGCCAAGCTGGAGAAAGCGCGGGCGCGGGGAGAAAAGGTGCTGCTGTCTCCCCAGGAGAAGCGGGCGCTCGGCCCGGCTGGCCGGCAGGCGGGCGCGCTGGCGAGCGAACCGGTTCGCTGgctggcgggcgggcgggcgacGGCCCCTCCGCCCCCCAGCAGAGCAGCtttcaaacagaaaacaagtcCCCCAAAGACCCCCGGCCCGCCTGGCCCCCGCCCGCTCCCTGCGCCCGCTCCGCTGGAGTCCCCGGCCCCGCCGCCCAGCCCACCGCCCTACCGGGCGGCCCGGCTTACCTCCGCGAAGCCGCCTGCCCTGGAGAGAGGGAAGCGCGGAGCCCGGTGAGCCGCGGGCACAGCGgcggagcccccagcccctggcacgcacgccgccaccgccgccgcgaGCCGGTCGCGCTCAGTGCCACCCGACCCCGGGGCGCCTGGGAAAAGCCCGCACCACCGCGCCGCGCCGCCACCGCACCTCACCGTGCCGCGCCAAGCAGCCCCGGCCCGCGCCcgtgcccgcccgcccgcccgcagcTTCGGCGCCTGACTCCGgggcggtggcggtggcggtggcggtAGCGGCCACCGCGCTCCCTTCCTGGCGCGGGGGAACCGGGTCTCAAGCCCCCATTGCCGCCCGGAGAGCCCTGACGCACACGCACACGGGAGCAGGCTGGCCTCGGCTAGGAATCCCAGGAAGGACGGacccttttccccctttttctctacCCCCCCACCAATTTCCACGTCTTTATAACCGGCTTAGGGCATTATTAGCACATGTCCTGGCTCGTGGGCGAGTTGGTGGCAAAATCTGAACTGGATACTCACCGAGGGCCAGAGCGGGTGCTGCGCCTTCCTCAGCCCTCTTCCTCCTCGCCAGGAACGACCCTTCTCCGGCGGGCTGTGGGCAGGCAGCCAGGCGGAGCGAGCCTCTTCTCGGCAGCTCAGCGGTGCCCCTTCTGCAGCTGTGCCGCTGGGAACATTTTATAGCGGCGGCTGGCGTGTGTGGCCCTTTAAAGGCGCTCGAGCTGGTGCAGTCACCGCGGATCGTGTGAAAGCGAAGGGCCGGCTGGGGAACGGAGTCCGAGCGGCTCCGCGGGTCCGGCGGCGCCGGGGACCGGCCACGGCTCCCGGGGTACGGCTGGCGGGCCCAGGCCGTGGTCGCCCCGAGCCCCGAGCCCCCGGCCGACGCCTGCGCTTCTAAAGCGGGCGGGGGCCCGAGCCCCGGGCACAGTCTCTCCCCACCGCCCTGCATGGACTTGCCCAATAAATTCCACTTAGTAATTTCGCTGAGGCGAGGGAGAGCTGTTAGTATCTGTTTTCTGACCTAAATCTAGAGGGTGGTCAGAGCGGGCTTCAGGGGGTTGAGGGGAGAGCTATGGgctcaggaaatgacctaggggaggaggaagaacaaGGGACGGGGCCCAGGGGGCACGATTTGGGTTTTCTACAGGGCTTTCTCGGAGTCTGTCTGCTCCCTTTGGGCTGCACCACCTCCCTGGTTGAAGGGCCAAGGCTGGGGGTCCCTTTCCCCTTAAAGTCGCCAGATTCCAGGCAGAGCTTCTTGGAGGGCCTAACCGTCCCGCAGCGGTGGCTTCCCTCGAAGACCTGAGCTGGGATTGGGTTCGAGGGATTCTCTCTTGTGGTTATCCAGGGCTGAAAGAGGCTGGCTGGTTGCGACGGGGAGATATGTCACGGATCGTGGGGCCAGGTGCAGCTCATGAGGCACAGCCGAAAGGCCAAGAACAGGCAGCAGGGTATGAAGAACTTGCCCCGGGGCTCGCGGGGACTCCTCCTGCGTTCCCAGTATGCCaggttattttattatcattatataatcATTCCCAGGtaataagaataatattttgcATTAGGAACACATCTTCCTCGGGTTAGGATGTTATCTTACAAATCTCTTCGGAAAAGAGGCCCGGGTCTTCTCCTTCATTTCAGTCATGCTCCTCCTGGCCAACAAGCTCCCATCTCGCCTCTTACAGGAAGGCCACCAGGACTACCTTTCTACCAAACTCTCTTTTTTTGGCCCCTTTCAGCAATAACTACTCAGTTTACAGTGTTTATAAAAcatgctcttttttaaaagtcctgATGTTAAGAAAAAAGCGGGGGAGGGAAAGTCATGAAGTCATTTTCACTGTGTATGTGTTCTGTCTCCTTAATTGGATTTGAAGACCTaaaggtcttttccttttcttctttctttcccactttttctcttcttttctttctttcttattcttttttctttagtaccCCAAAGTGCCCTGCATTTGCTCTTTGAACAAAGTTCTGTTTGTTGATGGACTGACCGGCTTACTGACGTAAAGATGGGGAGCAAACAGAGGGACAGATCAAGGCCCTTCCTTGACGCCTGGAAGAAGCTGGGGCCAGTGCTCTGGACGCCAGGTAAACCCATTCCCCAGCCCCCGAAGCTACCTTGcctgtctcccttccttcccctcacccTGCCTCAACACAAACCCCAGTAACAATCACATCCTACACACCATCCTTGCACTTTCTCACTTTGCACAAAGATCGTAGGTCGTGCCCAGTTTCCTTCTGATAAAAGGAGGGATCTGTCGGGACCCTAAAACCCTACAAAGTTTGCTTGTGAAATACACCCTCAAGCCATCTTGGTGTTTGCCTGACGTGAGCGACCCCGGGCTTTCGAATTGTGTTTTGCTAATTTGGACCTCCGACCTACCCTCCCCCTCAGCCCCCGCTCGGGAGAGGGTCTGGAAACCGCGACAGCGTCTCTGCGGAAGGCTCCGGATCCGGGAGGTGGCGGATCCGCCCTCCATCTATTGGATGGCTCCCAGGCCAATTGTTAGAAAGAGGCATACGTTCATCTCGGCTTCTGGAGTGTCTCCGGAGCAGTTGCTCAAcagccagccccctcccccatccgGACCATTGAAGGGCAGAAAAAGGAGCGCCCTCCGCCACATTTCTCTTTGCCTACATGCCAGAAAGGGTCTCCCCACCGGTAACTTCCTGTCATCTCCACTGTCCACCTCCTTGGGAGCAGGAAAGAGAGGGGCTACGAGCACTCAGCTTTAGAGCACAAAAGCCACCCTTTTCCTTTGGGGGGGCAGATGGAAGGGGAGGTTAGTctcagaggcagggagagagcaaaggagacatttgcatttctctgcaaATATGCCCTGGATCACTGACTTCCCAGTCGGTTCCAGCCGAGCTCAGAGCTCTCCGCTGAACTCTTATCTCTAACTTGGCAACTAGACTGCGAGCTCGCAAACCAAGGAGAGGACAGGGATGATAACCCAGCAAGAACCTTCTGTGCTCCAGCATTGGACCTGGCATGTTCCcatccatcatctcatttaattcccacgACCTGTGAGGTAGGGTTTACCAAAGGTGAAAAGGAGTCCCAGagatttgcccaagttcacacagccaggAGGTCCGGTGTTTGAATCCAGGTTAGGCTGACTGTAGAGtcctcaccctcacccctgcACCTTGCTGCCTGGGAGGGTAAGGGGGCATCTAAACTGTGGCCAAGAGTACAGGTTCAAGGGTCAGTcctcctgggtttaaatccctactctgccatttactagctctgtgatcttaAGCCAAATGGCTTCATtctttaggcctcagttttcccatctgttaaatggggattaTAATGGGAGCAACTCCGTGGGTTTGTTGCAAGGATCAAAGGAAAAGCTTGGGTTGATGCCTGCTGTGTAGTAAGTGGTCCACAAATGCTGTGCcttctgattcttttccttttgcctcctAGTCCTGCCTCAGCTTACACACTTCAGGTTCAATAATACTTGCTGACTGACTAATTTAAAAACCAGGCTGTGAGAGGATGAAGCAGGTCTATAAACtcaggaaggggagaaagaggaaaatgcaGGTTTGTTCTCAAAATCCCACCTTCCAGAACCAAGGGCTGTCTGAGCCTTATGACGGGAGTAAATTAGGGAGCAATAAAAGACCATGACTTTTTACAGGACAGCCCGTACGCATACAGAGTGGTCTCTAGAAACATATATAATAAGTGTGTAGAAAAGTTAAAAAGCACACattgccacgtggcttgcaggatctcagttcaaaccccgaccagggatcaaaccccggaccacagcagtgaaaggctggaatcctaaccactaggccaccagggaactcccataaaagCACAGGTCTTTGTTTAAGAATGTTTGGAGCAGAATtgtttgtaatagtgaaaaatggaaagcaatTTAAATGTCCATGGTGAAGGAGCGTCCCTTGGTACCTtgatactaaaaaaaattgtttttaaatcctGATTTCAAAAACTCTTTTATTCATGGGAAAATGttcacaacaaaatattaactaaaaaaaagacacagggtACAAAGTTGCATAAATATGATGCCAAGTTGCAAAGGgcacaaagaacagaaaattaaGTACTCACTGTTTCCAACCATGTATGAATATGGGTAATGAAGCAATGGTCAGGAAAACAACAACACTGTCAGGTGGGTGGTAGGATCGTGaggtattttttctctcttttctctatgTTATGCAACACGATTATATTATTCTTATAATTAACTATAAATTTATAGTTAATGGACTGCATAAACAGTATGCTTCTACTATTGTTAAAATTATTTGTgcatagaaaaaatattgaaagaatatacaccaaaatagggacttccctggtggtccagtggttaagactctgcgcttccaatgcagggggcacaggtttgatccctggttggggaactaagatcccacatgccgcggggtgtgccccccccaaaaaaagtatcttaagaaaaaaaaacaaaacctagaaacaaacaaacaaacaaaacaccaaaatgttaacaatgattATAATTGAGTGGTGGGATTAtgcatgatatttttcttttcctttatttttctgctataagattatattattttcttacaaTTAAAACAGGTTCATAATTTGAAAAGTGCATAATCAGTACAATCCCACTGGTGTTAAAAGTAAGGctgtaaattgaaaaaaatgggaaggaaatatattaaaatattaagtttttaTATTAAGTGGTAAAGGATTATGATTTTCCTTTAatatgattttattacttttatagttaaaataaaatgaatacttacAAATGGCATATACAGTAGGATCCCACttttgttaaaaatgtatatatatatgtgggtgtGCATAGAATAAATAATAGACTACTCCAAAATGTGGTTGTCTCTGGGTGGTGGGGTTatgggttatttttgttttctctctttttaaaaaaaattttattggagtatagttgatttacaatgttgtgttagtttcagctgtactgTTTTCTTTTATACACGATTTCTTCGTTTTCCAAATTTTTTACAGCTATCATGTATTatcttttaattatgaaaaatgtaaaaaagaattcaatactgaagtatttatgggaaaaaagggcatgtctgggatttgctttaaaatattccagtggGGATGGGAGAAAAGTGGATGgggatatagaaaaaaataagatgataatTGTTGAAGAGGGGTACATGGGCCTTCATTATAATGTTTACTTGTGATTATGTTTGAAAAGTtccataaatactttttaaaaagcattttcacaCCCATTATCTTACAATCTTATGCCAACCCTGTGGGgttgattatctccattttgtagaAAACCGGAGGTTTAaagaggtgaagtcacttgccccacccgtcacacagctgggaagtgagacAGTGGGCTTGACTTGGGGCACCACATCCCAGTTGCTGCTtctttataa from Balaenoptera acutorostrata chromosome X, mBalAcu1.1, whole genome shotgun sequence includes the following:
- the CITED1 gene encoding cbp/p300-interacting transactivator 1 isoform X1, whose protein sequence is MEVREFGQLASTAWSTSALPHTHAPPTHAHPRTHPSAYKRRRQGRAAHGVPASPSAGLGGRQTWLRIPAPPLSSAVTLAQQLQLAASPPTNLSNFCQGSEMPTMSRPALDVKGGTSPMKEDANPEMSSLAYSNLAVKDRKAVAILHYPGVTSNGTKANGAPASSSGSPSPISSPTAAPPTKPPPFNLHPAPHLLASMQLQKLNSQYHGMAAATPGQPGEAGPLPNWGFGAQAGGAGSLSPSAGAQSPAIIDSDPVDEEVLMSLVVELGLDRANELPELWLGQNEFDFTADFPSGC
- the CITED1 gene encoding cbp/p300-interacting transactivator 1 isoform X3, which translates into the protein MPTMSRPALDVKGGTSPMKEDANPEMSSLAYSNLAVKDRKAVAILHYPGVTSNGTKANGAPASSSGSPSPISSPTAAPPTKPPPFNLHPAPHLLASMQLQKLNSQYHGMAAATPGQPGEAGPLPNWGFGAQAGGAGSLSPSAGAQSPAIIDSDPVDEEVLMSLVVELGLDRANELPELWLGQNEFDFTADFPSGC
- the CITED1 gene encoding cbp/p300-interacting transactivator 1 isoform X2, coding for MEPSAQQLQLAASPPTNLSNFCQGSEMPTMSRPALDVKGGTSPMKEDANPEMSSLAYSNLAVKDRKAVAILHYPGVTSNGTKANGAPASSSGSPSPISSPTAAPPTKPPPFNLHPAPHLLASMQLQKLNSQYHGMAAATPGQPGEAGPLPNWGFGAQAGGAGSLSPSAGAQSPAIIDSDPVDEEVLMSLVVELGLDRANELPELWLGQNEFDFTADFPSGC